A genomic stretch from Bordetella sp. N includes:
- a CDS encoding SelB C-terminal domain-containing protein: protein MIVGTAGHIDHGKSSLVRALTGVDTDRLKEEKARGISIELGYAYLPAPDGQVLGFIDVPGHEKLVHTMVAGASGIDFGLLVIAADDGVMPQTREHLAILQLVGVTRGAVAITKIDCVDATRVAEVETQVLAMLAGTALADAPVFRVNAVATAAAAASASAGTQDTPHTPHTPHTPISADATLNAKASSAATLDRSGSSDDGVAALREHLFACAAALPARRQDGFFRLAVDRVFTLAGRGTVVTGTVFSGRLQLPATGNAAEEGDEAAQLVLAPAGTPVRVRSLHAQNRAASVGVAGQRCALNLAAIDTRSIERGDWIADERALLPSTRIDVDLRLLADADTTVKAWTPLHIHWGAARRLAHVVPLTTDAVAPGAQARVQLVFDKPICASAGDRFIARNAQATRTIGGGVILDPQAPDRKRRSAARLQWLDAIASMLTDGDLAPVLEQAPLGLRVADLQRLVGRPVDSLDLAAGPVLSVHVALPKDALRIGDIVILRRHRDALRDAALAALGKFHGDLPDEPGADISRLRRMAWPTLDDDLLRALVDDMLRDGDVQRNGPWLHLPGHSAALSDEDEALAQRLLPDLLAGAYDPPWVRDLARRHNQPEERVRSLLRKLMRRGEVSQIVKDLFYHRDRVKELVALLARLAGREDAPAPSAIPESAAAHEPAAVVDAPDASSTPPPPRGIEAADFRDATGLGRKRAIQILEFFDRVGYTRRVRDTHIPRADAQWDL from the coding sequence GTGATCGTCGGGACCGCGGGTCATATCGACCATGGCAAGTCGTCGCTGGTGCGGGCACTGACCGGTGTGGACACCGATCGTCTGAAAGAAGAGAAGGCGCGTGGCATTTCCATCGAATTGGGGTATGCCTATCTGCCCGCGCCGGATGGGCAGGTGCTGGGCTTCATCGACGTGCCCGGCCACGAGAAGCTGGTTCACACCATGGTGGCCGGCGCCAGCGGCATCGACTTCGGCTTGCTGGTGATCGCCGCCGACGATGGCGTCATGCCACAGACACGTGAGCATCTGGCCATTCTGCAATTGGTCGGCGTGACTCGGGGCGCGGTGGCCATCACGAAGATAGACTGTGTCGATGCCACCCGCGTGGCGGAAGTTGAAACGCAAGTGCTGGCCATGCTGGCTGGCACCGCGCTGGCCGATGCTCCCGTATTCCGCGTGAACGCGGTGGCAACCGCTGCCGCTGCCGCTTCCGCTTCCGCTGGCACGCAGGATACGCCGCATACGCCGCATACGCCGCATACGCCGATTTCCGCCGATGCCACGTTGAACGCCAAGGCTTCCTCCGCCGCCACGCTCGATAGGTCGGGTTCCTCCGACGACGGCGTCGCAGCTTTGCGCGAGCACCTGTTCGCTTGCGCGGCCGCGCTGCCCGCACGTCGGCAGGACGGCTTCTTCCGCCTGGCCGTGGATCGCGTATTCACCCTCGCGGGCCGCGGTACGGTCGTCACGGGTACCGTCTTCAGCGGACGTCTGCAATTGCCCGCGACGGGCAACGCGGCGGAAGAGGGCGACGAAGCGGCGCAGCTTGTGCTGGCGCCTGCCGGCACACCGGTGCGTGTGCGCAGCCTGCATGCGCAGAATCGTGCCGCCAGTGTCGGCGTGGCCGGTCAGCGTTGCGCGTTGAATCTGGCCGCTATCGATACCCGTTCGATCGAACGCGGCGACTGGATCGCCGACGAACGCGCGCTGCTGCCGTCCACCCGCATCGACGTCGATCTGCGGCTGCTGGCCGATGCGGATACGACCGTCAAGGCGTGGACACCGCTGCATATCCATTGGGGCGCCGCCCGACGACTGGCGCACGTCGTACCGTTGACGACCGACGCCGTGGCGCCGGGCGCGCAGGCCCGTGTGCAGCTGGTCTTCGACAAACCGATATGCGCCAGCGCGGGCGACCGCTTCATCGCCCGCAACGCCCAGGCCACGCGGACGATAGGGGGCGGCGTCATCCTGGATCCGCAGGCGCCCGACCGTAAGCGCCGCTCTGCCGCACGCCTGCAATGGCTGGACGCCATCGCCTCGATGCTGACCGACGGCGACCTGGCGCCTGTCCTGGAACAGGCCCCTTTGGGCCTGCGCGTGGCCGACCTGCAGCGCCTCGTCGGTCGCCCAGTCGACAGCCTGGATCTGGCTGCCGGGCCGGTGCTGTCCGTTCACGTCGCGCTGCCGAAGGATGCTCTGCGTATCGGTGACATCGTCATCCTGCGGCGGCATCGGGATGCCTTGCGGGATGCGGCGCTGGCGGCGTTGGGCAAGTTTCATGGCGACTTGCCTGATGAGCCCGGCGCCGACATCAGCCGGCTGCGGCGCATGGCGTGGCCTACCCTGGATGATGACCTGCTGCGCGCGTTGGTCGATGACATGCTGCGCGACGGTGACGTGCAACGCAACGGTCCCTGGCTGCATCTGCCGGGCCACAGCGCCGCGCTGAGCGACGAGGACGAAGCGTTGGCGCAGCGTCTGCTGCCCGATCTGCTGGCGGGCGCGTACGACCCGCCATGGGTGCGCGATCTTGCCCGTCGCCATAACCAGCCCGAAGAGCGCGTGCGCAGCTTGTTGCGCAAGTTGATGCGGCGTGGCGAAGTCAGCCAGATCGTCAAGGATCTGTTCTATCACCGTGACCGTGTGAAGGAGTTGGTGGCGCTATTGGCGCGACTGGCAGGGCGCGAGGATGCGCCCGCGCCTTCAGCGATACCGGAGTCCGCGGCAGCACACGAGCCTGCAGCCGTGGTCGACGCGCCGGACGCGTCATCCACCCCTCCGCCGCCCCGCGGCATCGAAGCCGCGGACTTCCGCGATGCGACCGGGCTGGGCCGCAAGCGCGCCATCCAGATCCTGGAGTTCTTCGATCGCGTCGGATACACTCGCCGCGTACGGGACACGCATATTCCGCGTGCCGACGCGCAGTGGGATTTATGA
- the adh gene encoding aldehyde dehydrogenase encodes MDTATRVAPDAYGSPVNFKKQYDNFIGGRWQAPAEGQYFDNLTPITGQVLSRNARSTARDIELALDAAHKAAPAWGKTSVAERARMLARIADIIEENLELLATAETWDNGKPIREARAADIPLAVDHFRYYAAAIRAQEGGLSEIDADTVAYHFKEPLGVVGQIIPWNFPILMAAWKLAPALAAGNCVILKPAEQTPTGILVFAELIADVLPPGVLNIVTGFGLEAGKPLASNKRIAKIAFTGETTTGRLIMQYASQNLIPVTLELGGKSPNIFFADVASQDDDFFDKAIEGFVMFALNQGEVCTCPSRALIQESIYDRFMERALKRVAAIKQGNPLDADTMIGAQASSEQLEKILSYLDIGKQEGAKVLAGGARAQLSDDLKEGYYVQPTVFEGKNNMRVFQEEIFGPVVAVTTFKDADDALSIANDTLYGLGAGVWSRDGNTAYRMGRAIQAGRVWTNCYHAYPAHAAFGGYKQSGIGRETHKMMLDHYQQTKNLLVSYSPKKLGFF; translated from the coding sequence ATGGACACCGCAACCCGCGTCGCGCCGGATGCCTACGGCTCGCCCGTCAATTTCAAGAAGCAATACGACAACTTCATCGGCGGCCGCTGGCAGGCGCCCGCCGAAGGGCAGTACTTCGACAACCTGACGCCCATCACGGGCCAGGTGCTGTCGCGCAATGCCCGCTCCACGGCGCGCGACATCGAACTGGCGCTGGATGCGGCGCACAAGGCGGCGCCGGCCTGGGGCAAGACATCGGTGGCCGAACGCGCCCGCATGCTGGCCCGCATCGCCGACATCATCGAAGAGAACCTGGAGCTGCTGGCCACCGCCGAGACCTGGGACAACGGCAAGCCGATCCGGGAAGCGCGCGCGGCCGACATTCCGCTAGCCGTCGACCACTTCCGCTACTACGCCGCGGCCATCCGCGCGCAGGAAGGGGGGCTGTCCGAGATCGATGCCGATACCGTGGCCTATCACTTCAAGGAACCGCTGGGCGTGGTCGGCCAGATCATTCCCTGGAACTTCCCCATCCTGATGGCCGCGTGGAAACTGGCCCCGGCCCTGGCCGCCGGCAATTGCGTGATCCTCAAGCCGGCCGAGCAGACACCCACCGGCATTCTGGTATTCGCCGAACTGATCGCCGACGTGCTGCCGCCGGGGGTGCTCAACATCGTCACCGGCTTCGGCCTGGAGGCGGGCAAGCCCCTGGCGTCCAACAAACGCATCGCCAAGATCGCGTTCACGGGCGAGACCACCACCGGGCGCCTGATCATGCAGTACGCCTCGCAGAACCTGATCCCCGTGACCCTGGAGTTGGGCGGCAAGTCGCCCAATATCTTCTTCGCCGACGTGGCGTCGCAGGATGACGATTTCTTCGACAAGGCCATCGAAGGTTTCGTCATGTTCGCGTTGAACCAGGGCGAGGTCTGCACGTGCCCCAGCCGCGCCTTGATTCAGGAATCGATCTACGACCGCTTCATGGAACGCGCGCTGAAGCGTGTCGCCGCGATCAAGCAAGGTAATCCGCTGGACGCCGACACGATGATAGGTGCGCAGGCCTCCAGCGAGCAGCTGGAGAAGATTCTTTCCTACCTGGATATCGGCAAGCAGGAAGGCGCCAAGGTATTGGCGGGCGGCGCGCGCGCGCAGTTGTCGGACGATCTGAAGGAAGGGTATTACGTGCAGCCTACGGTGTTCGAAGGCAAGAACAATATGCGCGTCTTCCAGGAGGAGATCTTCGGGCCGGTGGTGGCCGTGACCACGTTCAAGGATGCCGACGATGCGCTGTCGATCGCCAACGACACCTTGTACGGCCTGGGTGCCGGGGTGTGGTCGCGCGATGGCAATACCGCCTATCGCATGGGCCGCGCGATCCAGGCCGGGCGCGTGTGGACCAACTGCTATCACGCCTATCCGGCGCATGCGGCATTCGGGGGCTACAAGCAATCCGGCATCGGCCGCGAAACGCACAAGATGATGCTGGATCATTATCAACAGACCAAGAACCTGCTGGTCAGCTACAGCCCGAAGAAGTTGGGCTTTTTCTGA
- a CDS encoding DUF779 domain-containing protein encodes MSTTHSTAAPHTAVRDEEDIGKVTATPAALALIAELTAEYGPIMFHQSGGCCDGSSPMCYPQGEFLLADHDVRLGEIGGAPFYIGGAQYEAWKHTDLIIDVVPGRGGMFSLDNGREKRFLTRSSVCIVPPVQ; translated from the coding sequence ATGTCCACTACGCATTCGACAGCGGCCCCCCATACGGCGGTCCGCGATGAAGAAGACATCGGCAAGGTGACGGCTACGCCCGCGGCGCTGGCGTTGATCGCGGAGCTGACGGCCGAGTACGGGCCTATCATGTTCCACCAGTCCGGCGGCTGTTGCGATGGCTCGTCGCCCATGTGTTATCCACAGGGCGAGTTCCTGCTCGCCGATCACGACGTACGCCTGGGTGAAATCGGGGGAGCGCCGTTTTATATCGGCGGCGCGCAGTATGAGGCGTGGAAGCACACCGACCTGATCATCGACGTCGTGCCTGGACGCGGTGGCATGTTCTCTTTGGATAACGGGCGCGAGAAGCGTTTTCTGACCCGGTCTTCGGTTTGCATCGTGCCGCCGGTGCAATGA